One window of uncultured Trichococcus sp. genomic DNA carries:
- a CDS encoding D-aminoacylase codes for MFDLLIKNGKIIDGTGSPWFYGDIGVKDGKIASIGKLSRVAATEEIDARKQVVCPGFVDLHVHTDLFILEDGLVEAKVRQGITTELLGQDGIAAAPLTDANVADWKANLAGLDGSPDISWDWRTLGAYLDRVEGVGPSFNFAMLAPHGNIRSEVMGMENRPATDDEIGQMIAILKRCLNEGAVGMSTGLIYTPCAFAEMKELEALCQVLGEYGCPLVIHQRSEGDEILESMDELIEMMSRCGAHLHFSHLKNCGKLNWHKTPQVLAKIDEARENGLEVTFDQYPYPAGSTMLSAILPPWVNDGGVEVMLKRLVAPETRERIKQEMASALPGWDSMSKWAGWDGIIVTSVETPDNQLYIGKTIEEIAELRGAADPADVALDLIYEEKNAVGMIDIVINEDDIKLICQHPAGTLGTDGLLAGKPHPRAFGSYPKVLGEFVREDKILPLEQMIRRFTSQPARIIGLQDRGIIREGLAADIVIFDPDTIIDRATFENPEKFSTGIDKVIVNGQIVIDGMNAYRKPVGKVFRREYHV; via the coding sequence ATGTTTGATTTGTTGATAAAAAACGGAAAAATCATAGATGGCACCGGTTCACCTTGGTTTTATGGCGATATCGGCGTGAAAGATGGGAAAATTGCCTCCATCGGTAAACTGTCACGCGTAGCTGCAACGGAAGAAATAGATGCCAGAAAACAAGTCGTTTGTCCAGGATTTGTCGATCTGCATGTCCATACGGACTTATTCATCCTGGAAGATGGTTTGGTTGAAGCCAAGGTCCGCCAAGGGATCACCACAGAACTGCTCGGACAAGATGGCATCGCTGCTGCTCCTTTAACAGATGCGAATGTTGCAGATTGGAAAGCAAATTTAGCGGGACTGGACGGTTCACCGGATATTTCTTGGGATTGGCGTACGCTAGGAGCGTATCTCGACAGAGTCGAAGGCGTAGGCCCGAGTTTTAACTTTGCGATGCTGGCTCCGCACGGGAATATCCGTAGCGAAGTAATGGGTATGGAAAATCGGCCTGCAACCGATGACGAAATCGGACAGATGATCGCAATCTTGAAGCGCTGTTTGAATGAAGGTGCAGTGGGCATGTCCACTGGTCTGATCTATACTCCTTGTGCCTTTGCGGAAATGAAGGAGCTGGAAGCGCTGTGTCAAGTGCTGGGCGAATACGGTTGTCCACTAGTCATCCATCAACGCAGTGAAGGGGATGAAATCCTTGAATCAATGGATGAACTGATCGAAATGATGTCGCGCTGTGGTGCTCATCTTCATTTTTCGCATTTAAAGAATTGCGGGAAATTGAACTGGCACAAGACACCGCAGGTCTTGGCAAAAATTGATGAGGCACGTGAGAACGGATTGGAAGTGACATTCGACCAATATCCGTATCCTGCCGGCAGCACGATGCTCAGCGCTATCCTGCCCCCTTGGGTCAATGACGGCGGCGTGGAAGTCATGTTAAAAAGGCTGGTTGCGCCAGAAACACGCGAACGGATCAAACAAGAAATGGCGAGTGCATTACCTGGATGGGATAGTATGTCAAAATGGGCAGGCTGGGACGGCATTATCGTCACTTCTGTCGAAACGCCTGACAACCAACTCTATATAGGCAAAACCATTGAAGAAATTGCCGAACTTAGAGGTGCGGCTGATCCGGCAGATGTGGCACTTGATTTGATATATGAAGAAAAGAATGCAGTCGGGATGATCGATATCGTCATCAACGAAGACGATATCAAATTAATCTGCCAACATCCGGCAGGGACACTGGGAACCGATGGCTTATTGGCCGGTAAGCCTCATCCGCGGGCATTTGGTTCTTATCCAAAAGTATTGGGCGAGTTTGTGAGGGAAGATAAAATATTGCCGTTGGAACAAATGATCCGACGCTTTACTTCCCAACCAGCACGGATCATTGGATTGCAGGATCGCGGAATCATCAGGGAAGGTCTTGCTGCGGATATTGTTATCTTTGACCCAGATACCATCATCGATCGTGCAACATTTGAGAATCCCGAGAAATTCAGTACAGGTATTGATAAAGTTATCGTCAATGGTCAAATTGTAATTGACGGTATGAATGCTTATCGTAAACCTGTGGGAAAAGTTTTTCGCAGGGAATACCATGTTTAG
- a CDS encoding amino acid ABC transporter ATP-binding protein gives MNSPILRLESIKKSFGENTVLEDISFEMQKGEKVVILGPSGSGKSTLLRCINRLESFEDGRVYYKGTEIDDQRLPLLRANVGMVFQRFNIFSHMTVIQNIVEAPIHVKRMDKQEAYSLGEELLHKVGLSDKSDAKPSQLSGGQLQRVAIARALAMKPDVLLFDEPTSALDPELVGEVLEVMKDVAEEGMSMVVVTHEMGFARDVADRVIFMEGGNIVEESSPHEMFTAPKTERCKVFLSRVLNH, from the coding sequence ATGAACAGTCCAATCTTAAGATTAGAGAGCATCAAGAAAAGTTTTGGTGAAAATACCGTCTTGGAAGATATTTCATTTGAAATGCAAAAGGGTGAAAAGGTCGTCATATTGGGTCCGAGTGGCTCCGGGAAAAGCACGCTGCTGCGTTGCATCAACCGGTTGGAAAGCTTTGAGGACGGGAGAGTCTATTACAAAGGGACAGAAATAGACGATCAGCGCTTGCCTCTGTTAAGGGCAAATGTAGGGATGGTTTTCCAGCGTTTCAATATATTTTCCCATATGACGGTCATTCAGAATATTGTGGAGGCACCGATTCATGTCAAAAGAATGGACAAACAGGAAGCCTATTCGTTAGGGGAAGAATTGCTGCACAAAGTCGGTCTATCGGATAAAAGCGACGCAAAACCTTCGCAACTTTCAGGTGGTCAACTCCAACGTGTAGCCATCGCGCGAGCGTTGGCAATGAAGCCGGATGTTCTGCTTTTTGATGAGCCTACATCCGCATTGGATCCTGAATTGGTGGGCGAAGTTCTGGAAGTGATGAAGGACGTCGCAGAAGAAGGGATGTCGATGGTAGTTGTGACGCATGAAATGGGTTTTGCCAGAGATGTCGCTGATCGGGTCATTTTTATGGAAGGCGGCAACATCGTTGAAGAATCCTCTCCCCATGAAATGTTTACAGCTCCTAAAACGGAACGCTGCAAAGTCTTTCTATCACGCGTGTTGAATCATTGA
- a CDS encoding amino acid ABC transporter permease, producing the protein MDLDFSLIMQKMPNLLRGAETTLLYSLISLVLGVILGIIIALMRDSTHKVLSSISWFYIWIFRGTPLMVQLFIIYYGFSQFDIVMSPFTAGILGLTLNNASYISEIVRSGIKGVDPGEREAAKALGMSYPLEMMRIVAPQATLLCLLPMVNQFISTIKNSSILSVITIAELTREGQIIANSSFRYFEVYITIGILYLLMTSLCMILASWLERKLS; encoded by the coding sequence ATGGACTTGGATTTTTCGTTAATCATGCAAAAAATGCCCAATTTACTAAGAGGGGCTGAAACGACTTTATTATATAGCTTGATATCTTTAGTGCTAGGTGTCATTTTAGGGATCATTATTGCCTTGATGCGTGATTCAACGCATAAAGTTCTTTCAAGCATTTCCTGGTTTTACATCTGGATTTTTCGTGGGACGCCTTTAATGGTTCAGCTGTTTATCATTTATTATGGTTTTTCGCAATTTGATATCGTCATGTCGCCCTTTACTGCTGGTATTTTAGGACTTACATTGAATAATGCATCCTACATTTCTGAAATTGTGCGCTCCGGTATTAAAGGAGTGGATCCCGGGGAACGCGAAGCTGCCAAGGCATTAGGGATGAGCTATCCGCTCGAAATGATGCGGATTGTTGCCCCGCAAGCAACTCTGTTGTGCCTACTGCCGATGGTTAACCAGTTTATTTCAACAATTAAGAACTCATCCATTCTTTCTGTGATCACAATCGCCGAACTGACGAGGGAAGGCCAAATTATTGCTAACTCGAGTTTTCGGTATTTTGAAGTCTACATCACAATCGGGATACTGTATTTGTTGATGACATCATTGTGTATGATTCTTGCGAGCTGGCTTGAAAGGAAGTTGAGTTAA
- a CDS encoding ABC transporter substrate-binding protein, giving the protein MKKVNWNKLTGMVAILGTSALLLGACGSDTAEAEDASTATSISESETPTLDAIKESGKLTVATGTYVPFEYRDPDTDEIIGYDIDFAQILADKLNVELEVTDMQFTSIIPSVVKGDYDLAIAAMYDTPERREQVLMSDSYLETGMVLVTQTGQHQDIESLEDAEGLRVGVKTGATSEKIAQEAMAEYGINYEIIGYDETVGAILDLEAGRVDVVVNDLLNQLEINKTHDAVEIATEPFTESNLSIAVQQGNEDLMDFINETIKEYKADGTKDELYKKWVE; this is encoded by the coding sequence ATGAAAAAAGTGAATTGGAACAAACTAACCGGGATGGTCGCAATATTAGGGACAAGTGCATTGTTATTAGGAGCGTGTGGTTCGGATACAGCGGAAGCGGAGGATGCCTCGACTGCAACCAGCATCAGCGAGAGCGAAACACCCACACTGGATGCGATCAAAGAAAGCGGGAAATTGACAGTCGCTACCGGTACCTATGTCCCGTTTGAATATCGTGATCCTGATACTGACGAAATCATCGGATATGACATCGATTTCGCTCAAATTTTGGCCGATAAATTGAATGTGGAACTAGAAGTTACTGATATGCAATTCACGAGCATTATCCCTTCCGTCGTAAAAGGCGACTATGATTTGGCCATCGCGGCTATGTATGACACACCGGAACGTCGTGAACAAGTATTGATGTCTGATTCCTACTTAGAGACAGGGATGGTTTTGGTCACGCAAACAGGCCAGCATCAGGATATCGAAAGTTTGGAAGATGCCGAAGGACTGAGAGTTGGCGTAAAAACAGGAGCAACTTCTGAAAAAATAGCGCAGGAAGCGATGGCAGAATATGGCATCAACTATGAAATTATCGGCTATGACGAGACAGTCGGCGCAATTCTTGACCTTGAAGCCGGGCGTGTGGATGTGGTAGTCAACGACTTGCTGAATCAACTTGAAATCAATAAGACGCATGATGCTGTAGAAATTGCTACCGAGCCATTTACCGAATCGAATCTCTCGATTGCCGTTCAACAAGGAAATGAAGACTTAATGGATTTCATCAATGAAACGATAAAAGAATACAAAGCAGACGGTACAAAAGATGAACTTTACAAGAAGTGGGTAGAGTAA
- a CDS encoding YgeY family selenium metabolism-linked hydrolase, which translates to MTEVIELCKQLVNCKSYSGEEEAVARIIEAYGKSHFDDVQVDRLGNVCLVMNGSEAGKTILLDGHIDTVPVNEKKWQSDPFQVVETEDWLIGRGTSDMKGSVASMIRAAIAFKEDTNGNFKGRVVVSCSVHEETFEGIATREVSKNYRPDIVIIGEATDLNLNRGQRGRAEIVVETYGTSAHSSNPQAGVNAVSKMMDFLNEVKKVENPTHDILGEGILVLTDIISSPYPGKSVVPDLCRATFDRRTLVKETKESTLAPIQAILERLAKEDSDFHGKASYAIGSEKCYTGEVIEAERFFPAWLYDEASAFVAKSLAALHEVGIPSELSHYSFCTNGSHFAGEASIPTIGFGPSLERLAHIDNEYILKDQLIKASIGYQAIIKSLLS; encoded by the coding sequence ATGACAGAAGTAATCGAACTTTGTAAGCAATTGGTGAATTGTAAGAGTTATTCGGGCGAGGAAGAGGCTGTTGCTCGCATCATTGAAGCGTATGGAAAATCCCACTTTGATGACGTGCAAGTAGATAGGTTGGGGAATGTCTGCTTAGTCATGAATGGGAGTGAAGCCGGAAAAACCATACTGTTGGATGGGCACATTGATACTGTCCCGGTGAATGAGAAGAAATGGCAAAGCGACCCCTTTCAAGTAGTTGAGACTGAGGATTGGTTGATTGGCAGGGGAACATCCGATATGAAGGGATCTGTGGCGAGTATGATACGGGCCGCCATCGCTTTCAAGGAAGATACGAACGGCAATTTTAAAGGAAGAGTCGTAGTATCGTGCAGCGTCCATGAGGAAACGTTTGAAGGGATAGCAACCCGTGAAGTGAGCAAAAACTACCGACCGGATATAGTCATCATCGGCGAAGCGACTGATTTGAATTTGAATCGCGGACAACGCGGCAGGGCTGAAATTGTCGTAGAAACCTATGGAACGTCAGCTCATTCCTCAAATCCTCAAGCAGGTGTGAATGCCGTATCAAAGATGATGGACTTTTTAAATGAAGTGAAAAAGGTAGAAAACCCTACGCACGATATTTTAGGGGAGGGAATTCTGGTTTTGACCGATATCATATCCAGTCCTTATCCCGGGAAATCAGTCGTGCCGGATCTGTGCCGAGCCACCTTTGATCGGCGTACGCTGGTAAAGGAGACCAAAGAAAGTACACTGGCACCAATCCAAGCCATACTAGAAAGGTTGGCAAAGGAAGACTCTGACTTCCATGGGAAGGCGTCCTATGCAATCGGGTCGGAAAAATGTTACACCGGCGAAGTGATTGAAGCCGAGCGATTTTTCCCGGCTTGGTTATATGACGAAGCATCGGCATTCGTGGCTAAATCATTGGCTGCGTTGCATGAGGTGGGCATCCCGAGTGAATTGTCGCATTATTCATTTTGTACCAACGGGAGCCATTTTGCCGGGGAAGCAAGCATCCCTACAATTGGTTTCGGCCCTTCGTTGGAACGCTTGGCCCATATAGACAATGAATATATTTTGAAGGATCAGCTTATCAAAGCGTCAATCGGCTATCAAGCCATCATCAAGTCGCTATTGTCATAA
- a CDS encoding diaminopropionate ammonia-lyase → MLVKEGSVISFCKNNNIQKHGQPELLPFFKEEEIQEVLTFLKSNESYHVTPLLNQQHLAHELGVAHLMVKDESYRFGLNAFKVTGGMFAVAQIIAQILRKDLSNLSFEYLRSGEVQHHLKGLTFISATDGNHGKGIAWMANQLNIPCIIRMPIGSTEERLASIREEKADAEITEMNYDDTVRLCAEMANQHDYILIQDTAWEGYTDIPKWIMQGYGAIAKEITDSLTVPPTHLFLQAGVGSFAGAIAAYFVNYYGPDCPKIIIVEPEKAACYYRSFETGKMEFVGGEMRTIMAGLACGEPNIAAYEVLSEYAYGALETTDDITALGMRVYGNPVGTDSRVIAGESGAVTLGAVMEICRNDKYCSIRQEMALDENSRVLLINSEGDTDKNSYKDIVWYGKHPVR, encoded by the coding sequence GTGCTAGTAAAAGAGGGATCGGTCATCAGTTTTTGTAAAAATAATAATATTCAGAAGCATGGACAACCTGAATTGTTGCCTTTCTTTAAAGAAGAAGAGATACAAGAAGTGCTTACTTTTTTGAAAAGCAATGAGAGTTATCACGTTACACCGTTACTGAATCAGCAACATCTGGCTCATGAACTCGGTGTGGCACATCTGATGGTGAAGGATGAATCCTACCGCTTCGGGTTGAATGCCTTTAAAGTCACTGGTGGCATGTTTGCAGTCGCGCAAATCATCGCACAAATTTTAAGGAAAGATTTGAGTAATCTCTCATTTGAATATTTGCGTTCAGGAGAAGTGCAGCACCATCTGAAAGGTCTTACCTTCATATCAGCCACGGACGGCAATCATGGAAAAGGGATAGCTTGGATGGCAAATCAATTGAACATTCCTTGCATCATCAGAATGCCTATTGGGAGTACGGAAGAAAGGCTAGCCAGTATCCGCGAGGAAAAGGCAGACGCTGAGATTACAGAGATGAACTACGATGACACGGTGCGCTTATGTGCTGAGATGGCAAATCAGCATGATTATATTTTGATTCAGGATACGGCGTGGGAAGGCTACACGGATATACCGAAATGGATTATGCAAGGATACGGGGCTATAGCTAAGGAGATTACCGATTCTTTAACGGTTCCGCCGACACATTTATTCCTGCAAGCGGGTGTGGGTTCATTTGCGGGCGCTATCGCTGCTTATTTTGTAAATTACTACGGTCCGGATTGTCCAAAGATCATAATCGTGGAACCAGAAAAGGCTGCCTGTTATTATCGATCATTTGAGACCGGGAAAATGGAGTTTGTCGGCGGCGAAATGAGGACAATCATGGCAGGGCTAGCTTGCGGGGAACCAAACATTGCTGCTTATGAGGTTCTATCCGAATATGCTTACGGCGCTCTTGAGACGACGGATGACATTACTGCTCTGGGAATGCGTGTATATGGAAATCCGGTCGGCACAGATAGCCGCGTTATCGCAGGAGAATCCGGTGCGGTTACACTAGGGGCAGTAATGGAAATTTGCAGGAATGACAAGTATTGCAGTATCCGCCAGGAAATGGCATTAGATGAAAACTCCCGTGTGCTGTTGATCAATTCGGAGGGGGATACCGACAAAAATTCCTACAAAGATATCGTTTGGTACGGTAAACATCCAGTGAGATGA
- a CDS encoding sigma 54-interacting transcriptional regulator encodes MTGEDAVYQKCLQTGETIIIQNPGFHPLCKNCPHEGNCLEKAEICTPILLDKEVIGVIGLIAFTEEQKERLLSELNENLSFLEKLSEIISSKVREDFIFQQKILSEKKVAALIDYIDTGLLMFNEHNQCDFLNDQAKNEFDILSKDSLPQEITNKLLAHRQISKHGDFIWLTVNGVIKKFIIHVNPLSIRNNRMGKVIVLKNPKQITKLASELAANSQGTKLIGASESSIRAKQTLVTAAQNTLPLLITGEDGTGKNHAAKYLHSLAHREKDLYHRINASFYTDEELRIELFGNTEHSGLLRKLDGGTLVIDEADKLGPSSQTWLKRFLDTCVVNQGNSAYKVYVQIVCLSHNQLLDLVSEGKFRQDLYYKIAICLVHLPSLRERSEDIILLSNEVLTGLNAENAHMPEKSFTSEVYSLLTSYDWPGNIQELYNVIRYAYQVTNSTKIDSPHFPNHLTQLLDTNPTGTFSNDFNLASVEKDVIKRALVHMRETHGTKEDAAKLLGIGRATLFRKISEYQL; translated from the coding sequence ATGACCGGGGAAGATGCCGTTTATCAAAAATGCCTTCAAACTGGCGAAACCATCATCATTCAAAATCCGGGCTTTCATCCCTTATGCAAAAATTGCCCTCACGAAGGGAATTGTCTGGAAAAAGCAGAAATATGCACACCAATTTTATTGGACAAAGAGGTTATCGGGGTTATAGGATTGATTGCCTTTACCGAGGAGCAGAAAGAAAGACTGCTGTCTGAACTGAATGAAAACCTCTCGTTTTTGGAAAAATTGTCCGAAATTATCTCCTCGAAAGTGCGCGAAGACTTTATTTTCCAACAGAAAATCTTATCCGAGAAAAAGGTCGCCGCCTTGATAGACTATATCGATACAGGCTTACTCATGTTCAATGAACATAACCAATGTGATTTCTTGAATGACCAAGCGAAAAATGAATTTGATATCCTCTCTAAAGACTCTTTGCCACAGGAGATCACGAACAAGCTACTTGCGCATCGCCAAATATCCAAACATGGCGATTTCATCTGGCTGACCGTCAACGGAGTCATCAAAAAGTTCATCATTCACGTCAATCCTCTGAGTATCCGGAATAATCGAATGGGGAAAGTGATTGTCTTGAAGAACCCTAAACAAATAACCAAGTTGGCTTCTGAACTAGCGGCAAACAGCCAAGGCACCAAGCTGATCGGTGCTTCGGAATCCAGCATACGGGCAAAGCAAACACTTGTAACGGCGGCGCAAAATACGCTTCCTCTTCTCATTACCGGCGAAGACGGTACAGGGAAAAATCACGCTGCAAAGTATCTACATTCCTTGGCTCATCGCGAAAAGGATCTGTACCATAGAATCAACGCCTCCTTCTACACGGATGAAGAGCTTAGGATAGAGTTATTCGGCAATACTGAGCACTCCGGGCTCTTGCGGAAATTGGACGGGGGGACATTGGTAATTGATGAAGCTGATAAGCTTGGGCCCTCAAGTCAAACTTGGTTAAAACGTTTCTTGGACACTTGCGTGGTGAACCAGGGAAATAGCGCCTATAAAGTTTATGTACAAATCGTTTGCTTAAGCCATAATCAACTTCTCGATCTCGTTTCGGAAGGAAAATTCCGACAGGATCTGTATTATAAGATTGCCATCTGCCTTGTGCATCTTCCTTCTTTGAGAGAACGATCAGAAGATATTATCTTGTTGTCCAACGAAGTATTAACGGGATTGAACGCGGAAAATGCACATATGCCAGAAAAATCCTTTACTTCAGAAGTATACAGCTTACTGACAAGCTATGATTGGCCGGGAAATATCCAAGAATTATACAATGTGATTCGCTATGCTTATCAAGTCACCAACAGCACAAAAATAGACTCGCCTCATTTTCCGAATCACCTTACGCAACTGCTTGACACAAATCCAACCGGTACTTTCAGCAATGATTTCAATCTTGCTTCCGTTGAAAAAGATGTCATTAAACGTGCACTTGTGCATATGCGTGAAACACATGGAACCAAAGAAGATGCCGCAAAATTACTCGGCATAGGCCGGGCAACACTGTTCCGTAAAATTTCAGAATACCAACTATAA
- a CDS encoding MFS transporter — MNKNLLLKMSILSASLVVVSGGAIAANIPAMAKTFADVPLQTVEMLSTIPSLFIIISVLMSNLFARYLGYKRTILIGIAIVLVSGIIPALIGNFWIILVSRALFGFGVGMFNSLLVAIISHFYEGDERAAMIGYQSAFEGLSGMFMTFAVGQLLKVHWQTSFWVYLIALPVFILFLLFVPNVAYDEIGKEKPADGGMKSSAVPKNSEPALSKRDFLGYIVLLVIAVIIYMSIAVKGTTLMTTLGYGDATDGSNILALIGVGAMSAGFLFGKVYRITRTYTLPISFSVMSVGMFLIASSNSVLQTSIAAVVCGFSFRTFLPYLFNLVSSASAGNAAYRTSLILVGFNIGAAFSPYGIVVLERLFRLTSVRGIFYIEAAILLGLAVFRFVMTLRKPRGAAQAAAVE; from the coding sequence TTGAATAAAAACCTTCTATTGAAAATGTCCATCCTCTCGGCCTCGTTAGTCGTGGTGTCGGGAGGGGCCATCGCTGCCAATATCCCGGCCATGGCGAAAACGTTCGCGGATGTTCCGCTGCAAACCGTGGAAATGCTGTCGACCATTCCATCCCTGTTCATCATTATTTCGGTGTTGATGAGTAATCTGTTTGCGCGTTATTTGGGTTACAAACGCACGATCCTGATCGGAATCGCAATCGTCCTCGTCTCCGGCATCATTCCGGCGCTGATCGGCAATTTTTGGATCATTTTAGTTTCGCGGGCGCTCTTCGGTTTCGGTGTGGGCATGTTCAATTCACTCCTTGTCGCGATCATCAGCCATTTTTATGAAGGCGACGAAAGGGCGGCCATGATCGGTTACCAGAGTGCCTTCGAAGGGCTGAGCGGGATGTTTATGACTTTCGCCGTCGGACAGCTACTGAAGGTCCATTGGCAAACCTCCTTTTGGGTCTATCTGATCGCATTGCCGGTCTTCATCCTGTTCCTGCTCTTCGTCCCGAATGTCGCTTATGACGAAATCGGGAAAGAAAAGCCTGCGGACGGGGGAATGAAATCATCGGCCGTTCCCAAAAACAGCGAGCCCGCTCTCAGCAAACGGGACTTCCTGGGTTACATCGTGCTGCTGGTCATAGCCGTCATCATTTATATGTCCATCGCAGTGAAAGGGACGACCTTGATGACCACACTGGGCTACGGCGATGCGACGGACGGCAGCAACATCCTGGCGCTGATCGGGGTGGGGGCCATGTCAGCCGGTTTTCTTTTCGGGAAGGTGTACCGGATCACACGTACTTACACGCTGCCGATTTCCTTCTCCGTCATGAGTGTCGGCATGTTTTTGATCGCGTCATCGAACAGTGTCCTGCAGACCAGCATCGCAGCGGTCGTATGCGGCTTTTCCTTCCGAACATTCTTGCCCTATCTCTTTAATCTGGTAAGTTCAGCCTCCGCCGGCAACGCGGCTTACCGGACTTCGCTCATTCTGGTCGGTTTCAATATCGGCGCGGCCTTCTCGCCATACGGCATCGTGGTATTGGAGCGACTGTTCCGTTTAACCTCTGTGCGCGGTATCTTCTATATAGAAGCGGCGATTTTGCTTGGGTTGGCGGTATTCCGGTTCGTGATGACCTTGAGGAAACCCCGGGGAGCTGCCCAAGCGGCTGCGGTGGAATGA
- a CDS encoding histidine phosphatase family protein: protein MKKTLYLMRHGQTLFNVRRKIQGACDSPLTELGIQQAGIASAYFDDIDLDHAYSSTAERACDTLEIVTNELMPYQRLKGLKEMHFGTFEGESEDLNPKDKSTFFVQYGGESGDQVKERMVRTCTEIMEQDDHQTVLAVSHAGACIHFLRAWQDPHEVMKDGITNCCVFKYEYDPEAKTFALLEVERHGF, encoded by the coding sequence ATGAAAAAAACATTGTACTTGATGCGCCATGGCCAGACCCTTTTCAATGTCCGCAGAAAAATCCAGGGTGCCTGCGACTCTCCTTTGACGGAGCTCGGCATCCAGCAAGCCGGAATCGCCAGTGCCTACTTTGATGATATCGATCTCGACCACGCCTACAGCTCCACAGCCGAGCGCGCTTGCGATACGCTGGAAATCGTGACGAACGAATTGATGCCCTACCAGCGCCTGAAAGGCCTGAAGGAAATGCATTTCGGCACCTTCGAAGGCGAAAGCGAAGATCTAAATCCCAAAGACAAAAGCACCTTTTTCGTACAGTACGGCGGCGAATCCGGCGATCAAGTGAAGGAACGGATGGTCCGGACCTGCACCGAAATCATGGAACAGGACGATCACCAGACCGTACTCGCCGTCTCCCATGCCGGCGCCTGCATCCACTTCCTGCGCGCTTGGCAAGATCCCCACGAAGTGATGAAGGATGGCATCACCAACTGCTGTGTCTTCAAGTACGAATACGATCCGGAGGCGAAAACCTTCGCGCTGTTGGAAGTCGAACGGCATGGGTTCTGA
- a CDS encoding alpha/beta hydrolase, which translates to MIVETLKLYPEREDVTLTTYVLQDSPELLDGANRPAVLICPGGAYLSCSDREAEPVAMRFAAMGYHAFVLRYSVYLDKHEPFESIFGGVERREHTVFPAAIRDIGKAMLTIHENSEAWLVDTDRIALCGFSAGAHNAATYSVYWDKPILTEHYQVSEESLRPAATILGYTLSDYIFMKATEKDEMATLLFDASAMSLLGEASSSDDRLKEVSPALLVTDKTPPMFLWATASDALVPVGHTLRMGMALSERKIPFEMHVFEQGQHGLSLATQATANAKSLVDQNAAKWIGLADAWLLKRFSFELQDETRWG; encoded by the coding sequence ATGATTGTTGAAACGCTAAAATTGTATCCAGAACGGGAAGACGTCACGTTGACGACCTATGTCCTGCAGGATTCACCGGAATTGCTGGATGGAGCCAACCGCCCGGCCGTGCTGATCTGTCCAGGCGGCGCCTATCTTTCCTGTTCCGACCGGGAAGCAGAACCCGTGGCGATGCGGTTTGCCGCAATGGGCTACCATGCCTTTGTGCTGCGCTATTCCGTTTATCTGGATAAGCATGAACCTTTCGAATCCATTTTTGGAGGAGTCGAAAGGCGCGAGCATACGGTCTTTCCTGCCGCGATCCGGGACATCGGCAAAGCCATGTTGACGATCCACGAAAACAGCGAAGCGTGGCTGGTTGATACGGATCGGATAGCTCTGTGCGGATTTTCGGCAGGTGCGCACAATGCCGCGACGTATTCAGTATATTGGGACAAACCGATTCTGACCGAGCATTATCAAGTGTCGGAAGAAAGTCTTCGTCCCGCTGCCACAATTCTTGGGTATACGTTAAGCGACTACATTTTTATGAAAGCAACAGAAAAAGATGAAATGGCAACCCTGCTGTTCGATGCCTCGGCAATGTCGCTACTGGGGGAAGCATCCTCGAGTGATGACAGATTGAAGGAAGTGAGCCCAGCGTTATTGGTGACAGACAAAACACCGCCTATGTTCTTGTGGGCCACCGCATCGGATGCGCTAGTGCCAGTTGGGCATACATTGCGGATGGGCATGGCCTTGTCAGAACGCAAAATCCCGTTCGAGATGCATGTATTCGAACAAGGGCAGCATGGATTGAGTCTTGCCACGCAAGCCACAGCGAACGCCAAATCGCTGGTTGATCAGAATGCCGCCAAGTGGATCGGTCTGGCGGATGCCTGGCTCTTGAAACGCTTCAGTTTTGAGCTGCAGGATGAAACCAGATGGGGTTAA